One Mycobacteroides salmoniphilum DNA segment encodes these proteins:
- a CDS encoding acyl-CoA synthetase — MSFNLSSLAKPVARLAATAQNGLEVLRLGGLETGSTASSHQIVESVPMYRLRRYFAPGSSETEDAGPVVLMVHPMMMAADMWDVTQDGGAVGILHRAGIDPWVIDFGSPDRMAGGMERTLSDHVVAVSDAIETVHRITGRQIHLAGYSQGGMFCYQTAALRKSRTIASIITFGSPVDANAAMPMGLPAGLSADIAEFMADHIFSRFSIPAWSARIGFQMLDPVKTVKGRLDFLRQLHDRDALLPREQQRKFLANEGWIAWSGPAIAELLRQFVVHNRMTTGGFTVNDRVVTLSDITCPVLAVVGEVDDIGQPASVRGILRAAPKADVYEYLIRAGHFGLVVGSTAVAQTWPTVSQWVQWREGEETKPPSVDLMYEHESGQLDGGGVPLASRVAHGLSTTTEVAIAAARTAGAAAAAANKSVKSIAVEAVRTLPRLTRLGQIHDHTRISLGRLMTEQARRTPHGESFLFDGRVHTYEAVDRRINNVVRGLIEVGVRQGVRVGVLMETRPSALVAIAALSRLGAVAVLLPPDADLVVAVRLGEISELLTDPPNLPAAQDLPVHILVLGGGESRDLSIPDDGSIIDMEKIDPDAVELPGWYRPDPGQARDLAFVMFSGYGSRLVPKQITNHRWALSAFGTASAAALTANDTVYCLTPLHHQSGLLVSLGGAVAGGARIALSRVLNPDRFVQEVHQYGVTVVSYTWAMMHEVIDDPSLALGAHHPVRLFIGSGMPSGLWRRVTERFAPAHVVEFFATTDGEAVLANVSGTKIGSKGRPLPGGGKVRLAAYDPIDDVIIEGEDGFVQIARPGEVGLLLAKPPGDVDPAAAVRRGVFAPGDTWVSSESLFRRDEDGDFWMLDGRNTAIRTGRGVVYAEATSHALGSVSAIDLVATYPVESGETNVAVTAVVLRPGEAISPADLAEAFASVPISERPDIVKVVPNLPLSATYRPSTTQLREAGFPKPGRQTWYLDPESGAYHRLTAATYDALQGAAQ; from the coding sequence GTGTCCTTCAATCTCTCCTCCTTGGCCAAGCCCGTCGCGCGCCTGGCGGCCACCGCGCAGAACGGGCTGGAGGTTCTGCGTCTCGGCGGACTCGAAACCGGCAGCACCGCCTCCTCGCACCAGATCGTCGAAAGCGTGCCGATGTACCGGCTGCGCCGCTATTTCGCACCGGGATCTTCCGAGACAGAGGACGCCGGACCGGTGGTCCTCATGGTGCATCCGATGATGATGGCCGCCGACATGTGGGACGTCACCCAGGATGGCGGCGCCGTCGGCATCCTGCACCGCGCCGGTATCGATCCATGGGTCATCGACTTCGGCAGCCCCGACCGGATGGCCGGTGGCATGGAACGCACCCTGTCCGATCACGTGGTGGCCGTCAGCGACGCCATCGAGACCGTGCATCGGATCACGGGCCGTCAGATACACCTGGCCGGATACTCACAAGGCGGCATGTTCTGCTATCAGACTGCGGCACTGCGCAAGTCGCGCACCATCGCGAGCATCATCACGTTCGGTTCGCCGGTCGACGCCAACGCCGCCATGCCCATGGGTCTGCCCGCCGGGCTTTCGGCCGATATCGCCGAGTTCATGGCCGACCACATATTCAGCCGGTTCTCCATCCCGGCGTGGTCGGCGCGCATCGGCTTCCAGATGCTGGACCCGGTCAAGACCGTCAAGGGTCGCCTCGACTTCTTACGCCAGCTGCACGACCGCGATGCCCTGCTGCCGCGCGAGCAGCAGCGCAAGTTCCTCGCCAATGAGGGGTGGATCGCCTGGTCCGGTCCCGCGATTGCCGAGTTGCTGCGCCAGTTCGTGGTGCATAACCGAATGACCACCGGCGGCTTCACCGTCAACGACCGCGTGGTGACGCTCAGCGATATCACCTGCCCGGTCTTGGCGGTGGTCGGCGAGGTCGACGACATCGGACAGCCGGCGTCGGTGCGCGGCATCCTGCGCGCCGCACCGAAGGCCGACGTGTACGAGTACCTCATCCGCGCCGGTCACTTCGGTCTCGTCGTCGGCTCGACCGCGGTGGCCCAGACGTGGCCGACGGTCAGCCAGTGGGTGCAATGGCGTGAGGGCGAGGAGACGAAACCCCCGTCGGTCGACCTCATGTACGAGCACGAGAGCGGCCAGCTCGACGGCGGCGGTGTCCCGCTCGCCTCTCGGGTAGCGCATGGCTTGAGCACCACCACCGAGGTGGCCATCGCCGCCGCCCGAACGGCGGGAGCGGCCGCGGCAGCCGCCAACAAATCGGTGAAATCCATTGCTGTCGAAGCGGTGCGGACGCTGCCGCGACTGACTCGCCTCGGGCAGATCCACGATCACACCCGAATCTCTCTGGGCCGGTTGATGACCGAACAGGCCCGCCGCACGCCCCACGGCGAGAGCTTCCTGTTCGACGGCCGGGTACACACCTACGAGGCGGTGGATCGCCGCATCAACAACGTGGTCAGGGGCCTCATCGAGGTAGGTGTACGTCAGGGTGTCCGGGTGGGTGTTCTGATGGAGACCCGGCCCAGCGCCCTGGTGGCGATAGCCGCGCTGTCCCGGCTGGGGGCCGTCGCGGTGCTGCTGCCACCCGATGCCGACCTTGTGGTCGCGGTCAGGCTGGGCGAGATTTCCGAGCTGCTCACCGATCCGCCGAATCTTCCTGCCGCACAAGACCTTCCTGTGCACATTCTGGTGCTTGGTGGCGGCGAGTCACGTGACCTGTCCATTCCGGACGACGGCTCCATCATCGACATGGAGAAGATCGACCCCGACGCGGTCGAGCTGCCCGGCTGGTACCGGCCCGATCCAGGGCAAGCCCGCGATCTTGCCTTCGTGATGTTCAGCGGATATGGATCCCGCCTGGTGCCCAAGCAGATCACCAATCACCGGTGGGCCTTGTCGGCGTTCGGCACCGCCTCGGCGGCCGCGCTCACCGCCAACGACACCGTGTACTGCCTCACACCGCTGCACCATCAGTCCGGGCTCTTGGTGAGCCTGGGTGGAGCAGTGGCCGGTGGTGCGCGAATTGCCCTGTCGCGCGTGCTCAATCCCGATCGATTCGTGCAAGAGGTGCATCAGTACGGCGTGACCGTTGTCTCGTACACCTGGGCGATGATGCACGAGGTCATCGACGACCCTTCGTTGGCCTTGGGTGCGCATCACCCCGTGCGGTTGTTCATCGGTTCGGGTATGCCCTCGGGCCTGTGGCGACGTGTCACCGAGCGATTCGCGCCCGCCCACGTCGTGGAGTTCTTCGCGACCACCGACGGGGAAGCGGTGTTGGCCAATGTGTCGGGTACCAAAATTGGCAGCAAGGGCCGACCGCTTCCCGGTGGCGGCAAGGTTCGGCTCGCCGCATATGACCCCATTGACGACGTCATCATCGAGGGGGAAGACGGATTCGTCCAGATCGCCAGGCCCGGCGAGGTCGGTCTGCTTTTGGCGAAGCCCCCTGGCGATGTGGACCCCGCCGCGGCGGTTCGGCGCGGCGTGTTCGCCCCAGGTGATACGTGGGTGTCGTCGGAGTCCCTTTTCCGCCGCGACGAGGACGGCGACTTCTGGATGCTCGACGGCCGCAACACCGCGATCCGTACAGGACGTGGCGTTGTGTACGCCGAAGCCACCAGTCACGCACTGGGTTCGGTGAGCGCCATCGACCTGGTCGCCACATATCCCGTGGAGTCCGGTGAGACCAACGTCGCGGTGACCGCTGTGGTTCTGCGGCCCGGCGAAGCGATATCCCCGGCCGACCTGGCGGAAGCGTTTGCCTCTGTTCCGATCTCGGAGCGCCCCGATATCGTCAAGGTGGTACCCAACCTGCCACTGAGCGCTACGTATCGCCCGTCCACCACACAGCTTCGGGAGGCCGGGTTCCCGAAACCGGGGCGGCAAACCTGGTATCTGGACCCCGAATCAGGTGCCTACCATCGGTTGACCGCCGCGACGTATGACGCGCTGCAGGGCGCCGCGCAGTAA
- a CDS encoding Trm112 family protein, whose amino-acid sequence MPLDAALLDILVCPIDRGTLLLIGGETDGLLYNPRLRKAYRIENSIPVLLPDEARDVTDEEHQRFTE is encoded by the coding sequence ATGCCTCTTGACGCCGCACTCCTCGACATCCTGGTCTGCCCGATCGACCGCGGGACACTCCTGCTCATCGGCGGCGAGACCGACGGCCTTCTCTACAACCCTCGCCTACGTAAGGCCTATCGGATCGAGAACTCCATCCCGGTGCTCTTGCCCGACGAGGCCCGCGACGTAACCGACGAGGAGCACCAGCGTTTCACCGAGTAA
- a CDS encoding DNA-3-methyladenine glycosylase produces MSAEILTSHPVKAAQRLLGATIESRGVSAVIVEVEAYGGVPDGPWPDPASHSFRGPTNRNRVMFGPAGHLYVYRSHGIHLCANVVCGPAGIAGGVLMRAGAIVDGVPTCWQRRPTARDDAGLARGPGNLGAALGITPEDNGVDVFSASSPVRLVLSHARKAQSGPRVGVSVAADRPWRFWLPGYPEISAYRRSPRAPQPDTELYA; encoded by the coding sequence GTGAGTGCCGAGATCCTGACGAGCCACCCGGTCAAAGCCGCACAGCGCCTCCTCGGCGCCACCATCGAATCACGCGGGGTCAGCGCGGTGATCGTGGAAGTAGAGGCATACGGGGGCGTGCCCGACGGTCCATGGCCCGATCCCGCCTCGCACTCGTTCCGGGGGCCTACGAATCGCAATCGGGTCATGTTCGGGCCCGCCGGCCATCTATATGTATATCGAAGCCATGGAATTCACCTGTGCGCCAACGTGGTTTGCGGCCCGGCCGGTATCGCCGGCGGTGTGCTGATGCGGGCGGGGGCGATCGTGGACGGTGTGCCGACGTGCTGGCAGCGGCGTCCCACCGCCCGCGACGACGCGGGTTTGGCCCGCGGCCCCGGGAACCTGGGTGCCGCTCTCGGGATTACCCCCGAGGACAACGGCGTCGATGTCTTCTCCGCGTCCAGTCCGGTGCGTCTCGTGTTGAGCCACGCACGGAAGGCGCAGTCCGGGCCACGAGTGGGTGTCAGTGTGGCCGCTGATCGTCCCTGGCGGTTCTGGCTGCCGGGATACCCGGAGATATCCGCATACCGGCGTAGTCCCCGCGCGCCGCAACCCGATACTGAGCTGTATGCCTGA
- the tyrS gene encoding tyrosine--tRNA ligase translates to MIVAVVSTTDGLRASGSSDILDELAWRGLIAQTTDLDTLAADIAQGPISVYGGFDPTAASLHAGHLVPLLTLSRFQRAGHRPIVLAGGATGLIGDPRDTSERNMHGADLVAEWADRIRGQLERFVEFNDTPTGAIVANNLDWTGQLTALEFLRDLGKHFSVNVMLDRETIRRRLEGDGISYTEFSYMLLQANDYVQLHRKYGCSLQIGGSDQWGNIVAGVRLARQQDGASVHALTVPLVTAADGTKFGKSTGGGNLWLDPEMTSPYAWYQYFINTADADVVRYLRWFTFLSAEEIGELETSTAERAHERAAQRRLAVEVTTLVHGESATQSVELASGALFGRGELDRLDEGTLTAALTEAGNGEPARLADGEPDTIVDLLVSSGLSESKGAARRTLKEGGVYVNNTRVNTEDWTPSDGDYLTGGWLVLRRGKRNIAGVQRVR, encoded by the coding sequence ATGATCGTTGCCGTGGTTTCTACAACTGACGGTCTTCGCGCAAGCGGCTCATCCGACATCCTCGATGAGCTCGCCTGGCGCGGCCTCATCGCGCAGACGACCGATCTCGACACACTCGCGGCCGATATCGCGCAGGGGCCGATCAGCGTGTATGGGGGTTTTGACCCCACCGCCGCGAGTCTGCACGCCGGGCATCTGGTGCCGCTGCTGACACTGAGCCGATTCCAGCGGGCGGGGCATCGGCCCATCGTGCTGGCCGGGGGAGCCACGGGCCTCATCGGAGATCCGCGCGACACCTCCGAACGCAACATGCACGGGGCCGACCTCGTCGCCGAGTGGGCCGACCGGATTCGCGGGCAACTGGAGCGGTTCGTCGAATTCAACGACACGCCAACCGGAGCCATCGTCGCGAACAACCTCGACTGGACCGGCCAGCTCACCGCCTTGGAATTCCTGCGCGATCTGGGCAAGCACTTCTCCGTCAATGTCATGCTCGACCGCGAGACCATCCGCCGCCGCCTGGAGGGCGATGGCATCTCCTACACCGAGTTCTCGTACATGTTGTTGCAGGCCAACGATTACGTGCAGCTGCACCGCAAGTACGGCTGCTCGCTGCAAATCGGCGGCTCTGATCAGTGGGGCAATATCGTCGCCGGTGTCCGGCTGGCTCGTCAGCAAGACGGCGCGTCGGTGCACGCCTTAACCGTTCCGCTGGTGACCGCGGCCGACGGCACCAAGTTCGGTAAGTCCACCGGTGGCGGCAACCTCTGGCTCGACCCCGAGATGACGAGTCCGTACGCCTGGTACCAGTACTTCATCAACACCGCCGATGCCGACGTGGTGCGATACCTGCGCTGGTTCACTTTCCTGTCCGCCGAAGAAATCGGCGAGCTGGAGACGTCGACAGCGGAACGGGCACACGAGCGTGCCGCTCAGCGTCGATTGGCCGTCGAGGTCACCACCCTGGTGCACGGCGAAAGCGCCACCCAATCAGTCGAACTCGCCAGCGGTGCGCTGTTCGGTCGCGGCGAGCTGGACCGGCTCGACGAGGGCACGCTCACTGCGGCCCTGACCGAAGCGGGCAACGGAGAGCCCGCCCGGCTCGCGGACGGCGAACCCGACACCATTGTCGATCTGCTGGTGAGCAGCGGACTTTCGGAAAGCAAGGGCGCCGCACGCCGCACCCTCAAGGAGGGCGGTGTCTACGTCAACAACACCAGAGTTAACACCGAGGACTGGACGCCAAGCGACGGTGACTACCTCACCGGAGGGTGGCTCGTGCTTCGTCGCGGAAAGCGCAACATCGCCGGAGTGCAGCGAGTCCGCTAG
- a CDS encoding ABC-F family ATP-binding cassette domain-containing protein produces MSHVQLDAIGYHLPDGRALLHDVSLRVGEGSKTALIGPNGTGKTTLLRVIAGDTDPHDGSVTRGGQLGVMRQFIGSVRDNSTVRDLLLSVAPDRIRAAAGRLDGAELALMEHDSERDQLTYAQALADWADVGGYEFETECDVHTMAALGIPFELARFRGVNTLSGGQQKRLVLESLLRGPHEVLLLDEPDNYLDVPAKRWLEEKLAESPKTVLFVSHDRELINRVAGQVATLEPTRSGSSLWVHPGPFATYHQARADRNAKLAELRRRWDEQRAALRDLVLMYRQKAAYNSDMASRLQAAETRLRRFDEAGPPEAVPLRQNVRMRLTGGRTAKRAVIAENLELTGLTKPFDTELWYGDRVAVLGGNGTGKSHFLRLLASGGSDPEPDQLPVGDMIPEAVRHDGRLRLGARVRPGWFAQTHHHEGLMDRTLLDILHHGDERRAGHGREQASRILDRYGLAPSAEQTFGSLSGGQQGRFQILLLELMGSTLLLLDEPTDNLDLHSAEALEDALAAFDGTVIAVTHDRWFARTFTRYLVFGEDGKVKESVEPQWT; encoded by the coding sequence ATGAGCCATGTGCAGCTCGATGCCATCGGCTATCACCTCCCGGACGGCAGAGCACTTCTTCACGATGTCAGCCTCCGTGTCGGCGAAGGCAGCAAAACCGCGCTGATCGGCCCCAACGGGACCGGTAAGACGACGTTGTTGCGTGTCATCGCCGGCGACACAGATCCGCACGACGGATCTGTCACGCGGGGTGGGCAGCTCGGCGTGATGCGGCAGTTCATCGGTTCCGTTCGCGACAATTCGACGGTCCGCGATCTGCTGCTGTCGGTGGCGCCGGATCGCATCAGAGCAGCCGCCGGCCGTCTGGACGGCGCCGAGCTGGCGCTCATGGAGCATGACAGCGAACGTGACCAGCTCACCTACGCACAGGCGCTGGCCGACTGGGCCGATGTGGGCGGGTACGAGTTTGAGACCGAATGTGACGTGCACACCATGGCGGCGCTGGGAATTCCGTTTGAACTGGCTAGATTTCGCGGCGTCAACACACTTTCGGGCGGTCAGCAGAAGCGCCTGGTCCTCGAATCGCTGCTACGTGGACCCCACGAGGTGCTGCTGCTCGACGAGCCCGACAACTATCTGGATGTCCCGGCCAAACGATGGCTTGAGGAGAAGCTCGCGGAGTCGCCCAAGACAGTCCTATTCGTCAGCCACGATCGTGAGTTGATCAATCGCGTTGCCGGCCAGGTCGCCACGTTGGAACCCACCCGGTCCGGGTCCTCGCTGTGGGTGCACCCGGGGCCGTTCGCGACGTATCACCAGGCGCGAGCGGACCGGAACGCCAAACTCGCCGAGTTGCGCCGCCGCTGGGACGAACAGCGGGCGGCGCTGCGTGATCTGGTGTTGATGTACCGGCAGAAAGCGGCGTACAACTCCGATATGGCCAGCCGCCTACAGGCAGCCGAAACCCGGCTCCGTCGCTTCGACGAGGCGGGGCCACCCGAAGCTGTCCCGCTGCGGCAGAACGTTCGCATGCGTCTCACCGGTGGTCGCACCGCCAAGCGTGCCGTGATCGCAGAGAACCTTGAGTTAACCGGTCTCACAAAGCCATTCGATACCGAGTTGTGGTACGGGGATCGCGTCGCGGTGCTGGGCGGCAACGGCACCGGCAAGTCACATTTCCTGCGACTGCTGGCCAGCGGGGGCAGCGACCCGGAGCCGGACCAGTTGCCGGTGGGCGACATGATTCCCGAAGCGGTGCGCCACGACGGACGATTGCGGCTCGGCGCGAGGGTCCGTCCGGGTTGGTTCGCGCAGACACACCATCACGAGGGGCTGATGGATCGGACACTGCTGGACATCCTGCATCACGGGGACGAACGGCGCGCAGGACACGGACGTGAGCAGGCCTCACGGATCCTGGACCGTTACGGGCTGGCGCCGTCTGCCGAGCAGACCTTCGGCTCGCTATCCGGTGGACAGCAGGGCCGATTCCAGATCCTGCTGCTGGAGTTGATGGGGTCGACATTGCTGCTACTCGACGAGCCGACCGACAACCTGGACCTGCATTCGGCGGAGGCATTGGAAGACGCGCTGGCGGCCTTCGACGGTACGGTGATCGCGGTCACCCACGATCGATGGTTCGCACGGACCTTCACGCGCTACCTCGTCTTCGGCGAGGACGGCAAAGTGAAGGAATCCGTTGAACCCCAGTGGACATAG
- a CDS encoding tetratricopeptide repeat protein, translating into MPDEVEAKQLAHDVRAELLSLDKNTADTVARHLVVAGNLLDEDPEAALEHAKAAKSRAARIAGVREALGIAAYHCGDWALALSELRAAKRMGTRSPLLALIADCERGVGRPERAIELARGDEAKALTGDAADELRIVIAGARADMGQLDQALAVLSTPAPDPKRAGVVAARLFYAYADILLALDRKPEAVQWFLHAANADVEGHTDAEDRAAELA; encoded by the coding sequence ATTCCCGACGAGGTCGAGGCCAAGCAGCTGGCCCACGATGTTCGCGCCGAATTGCTGAGCCTCGACAAGAACACCGCGGACACGGTGGCCCGGCATCTGGTTGTCGCGGGCAATCTGCTCGACGAGGACCCGGAGGCCGCGCTGGAGCATGCCAAGGCCGCCAAGAGTCGCGCGGCCCGCATCGCCGGTGTCCGCGAAGCGCTCGGCATCGCCGCGTATCACTGTGGGGACTGGGCGCTGGCATTGTCCGAGCTGCGTGCGGCCAAGCGCATGGGCACGCGGTCGCCGCTGCTGGCGCTCATCGCCGATTGCGAACGGGGAGTTGGCCGCCCCGAGCGCGCCATCGAGCTCGCCCGCGGCGATGAGGCCAAGGCGCTCACCGGCGATGCCGCCGACGAACTGCGCATCGTGATCGCCGGAGCGCGTGCCGATATGGGACAGCTCGATCAGGCGTTGGCGGTGCTGTCCACGCCGGCACCCGATCCGAAGCGTGCCGGTGTGGTCGCGGCGCGGCTGTTCTACGCCTACGCCGACATCCTCCTGGCTCTGGATCGCAAACCCGAAGCGGTGCAATGGTTCCTGCACGCCGCCAACGCCGATGTCGAAGGCCACACGGACGCCGAGGATCGGGCAGCCGAACTTGCCTGA
- a CDS encoding HAD-IIA family hydrolase, protein MPDTLVGAHDCLLLDLDGTVFRGAEPTPNAIAALAAAGDARQLYVTNNASRSAPEVAEHLTSLGFAATAGDVVTSAQSAARLLAEALEREDAVLVVGTEALAAEVAAVGLTPVRSFDKAPRAVVQGHSPDTCWTTLAEAALAIRAGAYWVAANVDATLPTERGLLPGNGSMVAALRTATDADPVVAGKPGRALIEDALARGTFLRPLVVGDRLDTDISGGNAAGLPSLMVLTGVNSAIDAIWADAAHRPTFLGTDLAALHLPLPEVRIEPKPSWQVTVDVDQVSIGAVGDAGSPLSLAQALAAAVWATGPAPASRPIVATDDVAERAWQQLSAG, encoded by the coding sequence TTGCCTGACACACTCGTCGGCGCCCACGACTGCCTGCTCCTGGACCTCGACGGCACCGTGTTCCGGGGTGCCGAGCCCACCCCGAACGCCATTGCGGCGTTGGCGGCGGCCGGCGACGCGCGGCAGCTGTACGTCACCAACAACGCGAGCAGGTCCGCGCCCGAGGTGGCCGAACACCTCACCTCCCTGGGATTCGCGGCGACCGCCGGTGACGTTGTCACCAGCGCCCAGAGTGCGGCGAGACTGTTGGCCGAAGCTCTTGAGCGCGAGGACGCGGTGCTCGTGGTCGGCACCGAGGCACTGGCCGCCGAGGTGGCCGCCGTCGGCCTCACCCCGGTGCGCAGCTTCGACAAGGCTCCACGCGCTGTGGTGCAGGGGCATTCACCGGACACCTGTTGGACCACCCTTGCCGAGGCCGCACTCGCCATCCGGGCGGGCGCCTATTGGGTGGCGGCCAATGTGGACGCCACGCTGCCTACCGAGCGGGGCCTGCTCCCCGGAAACGGGTCCATGGTGGCCGCGCTGCGTACCGCCACCGATGCCGATCCGGTCGTGGCCGGCAAGCCGGGGCGCGCACTCATCGAGGACGCGTTGGCACGCGGCACCTTCTTGCGGCCTCTCGTAGTCGGGGACCGGCTCGATACCGACATCTCGGGTGGCAATGCCGCGGGCCTGCCCAGTCTCATGGTGCTCACCGGCGTGAACAGCGCCATCGACGCGATCTGGGCGGATGCCGCGCATCGACCCACGTTCTTGGGGACCGATCTGGCGGCATTGCACCTGCCGCTGCCCGAGGTGCGTATCGAACCGAAGCCGTCGTGGCAGGTCACCGTGGATGTCGACCAGGTGTCGATCGGAGCCGTCGGCGACGCAGGGTCGCCCCTGTCGCTGGCCCAGGCTCTGGCAGCCGCGGTGTGGGCGACGGGCCCTGCCCCGGCGAGCAGGCCCATTGTGGCCACCGATGACGTGGCAGAACGGGCCTGGCAGCAGCTTTCTGCCGGATAG
- a CDS encoding TlyA family RNA methyltransferase: MARHARVDAELVRRGLARSRQQAAELIDAGRVRIDGIPAAKAATAVPATASLVVQGEPGDKWVSRGAHKLLGALEAFGPHGLSVEGKRCLDAGASTGGFTEVLLRSGAREVVAADVGYGQLAWSLQSDDRVTVLDRTNVRTLTPELIGGSAQLIVADLSFISLALVLDALIACATTDADIVPMVKPQFEVGKELVGTGGVVRDPQLRADAVVSVARRAQTRGWHTAGVTASPLPGPSGNVEYFLWLRKTDSGLDIEAAVAEAITKGPQ, encoded by the coding sequence ATGGCCCGGCACGCCAGGGTCGACGCCGAGTTGGTGCGCCGAGGACTCGCTCGTTCGCGTCAGCAGGCAGCTGAACTGATCGACGCGGGCCGGGTGCGTATTGACGGCATACCGGCCGCCAAAGCAGCGACAGCCGTGCCGGCGACGGCCTCCCTTGTGGTGCAGGGGGAACCCGGAGACAAGTGGGTCTCACGCGGCGCCCATAAACTCCTCGGGGCACTTGAGGCCTTTGGCCCACACGGGCTTTCCGTCGAGGGCAAGCGCTGCCTGGACGCGGGGGCATCGACGGGCGGCTTCACCGAGGTACTCCTGCGTTCGGGCGCTCGCGAGGTGGTGGCCGCCGATGTCGGGTACGGACAATTGGCCTGGTCCCTGCAGTCCGACGATCGAGTCACCGTGCTCGATCGCACCAATGTGCGCACCCTGACACCCGAACTGATCGGCGGATCGGCACAACTGATCGTGGCCGACCTCTCCTTCATCTCGCTCGCTTTGGTGCTCGACGCGCTGATCGCCTGTGCCACAACCGATGCCGATATCGTGCCGATGGTCAAACCCCAGTTCGAGGTGGGTAAGGAGCTTGTCGGCACGGGAGGGGTGGTGCGTGATCCGCAGTTGCGCGCCGATGCTGTGGTGTCGGTTGCCCGCCGCGCGCAGACGCGGGGTTGGCACACCGCGGGAGTGACGGCCAGCCCGCTACCCGGGCCGTCTGGAAATGTCGAGTACTTCCTGTGGTTACGGAAAACAGATTCCGGCCTGGATATTGAGGCAGCCGTTGCCGAAGCTATTACGAAGGGGCCGCAGTGA
- a CDS encoding NAD kinase gives MTRLGEAHQTQVTERKILLVAHTGRDEVIETARRVAKTLGENGITLRVLSAEAIDRGPVHLDPTEFRSLGVGVEVVDADQDAATGCELVLVLGGDGTFLRAADLARSATAPVLGVNLGRIGFLAEVEAEAIDAVLTHVVEGTYRVETRMTLDVLVRIGGEVVERGWALNEVSIEKGPRLGVLGVVLEVDARPVSAFGCDGVLVSTPTGSTAYAFSAGGPVVWPDLDAILVVPNNAHALFARPMVTSPASTVAVEIEADGHDALLFCDGRREIRVPPGGRVEVVRGHQPVLWARLDSKPFADRVVRKFHLPVKGWRGR, from the coding sequence ATGACCCGCTTGGGCGAAGCACATCAGACTCAGGTGACCGAACGCAAGATCTTGCTTGTCGCTCATACGGGCCGTGATGAGGTCATCGAGACCGCCCGCCGTGTCGCGAAAACTCTGGGGGAGAACGGCATCACGCTGCGGGTGCTCTCCGCGGAGGCCATCGATCGCGGACCGGTGCACCTGGACCCGACCGAGTTTCGCTCCCTCGGTGTGGGCGTCGAGGTTGTCGACGCCGATCAGGATGCCGCCACCGGCTGTGAGTTGGTGTTGGTACTGGGCGGGGACGGCACCTTCCTCCGGGCGGCTGACCTCGCACGCAGCGCGACCGCACCCGTACTCGGAGTCAACCTGGGCCGCATCGGCTTTCTTGCCGAGGTGGAGGCCGAGGCGATCGACGCCGTCCTCACCCATGTGGTGGAGGGCACCTATCGCGTCGAGACCCGGATGACACTGGACGTTCTGGTCCGTATCGGCGGTGAGGTGGTCGAACGCGGCTGGGCACTCAACGAGGTGAGCATCGAAAAGGGCCCCCGACTTGGCGTGCTCGGCGTGGTACTGGAGGTGGACGCGCGTCCAGTGTCGGCATTCGGGTGCGATGGCGTTCTCGTCTCGACCCCGACGGGATCCACCGCCTACGCATTCTCGGCGGGCGGACCGGTTGTCTGGCCCGACCTGGACGCGATTCTCGTGGTGCCCAATAACGCTCACGCATTGTTCGCGCGGCCGATGGTGACCAGCCCTGCCTCTACCGTGGCCGTCGAGATCGAGGCCGACGGGCATGACGCGCTGCTCTTCTGTGACGGCCGTCGCGAGATCCGGGTTCCGCCGGGCGGGCGGGTCGAGGTGGTGCGCGGCCATCAGCCGGTGCTGTGGGCGCGCTTGGACAGCAAGCCCTTCGCGGACCGGGTCGTGCGTAAGTTCCATTTGCCTGTCAAGGGCTGGCGGGGAAGGTAG